CAAGATCGTGGCCGGCGACGTGATGGTGCTGCGCTACCTCGGCCCCAAGGGCGGCCCCGGCATGCCAGAGATGCTTGCGCCCACCGGCGCGCTGATCGGCGCCGGCCTCGGCGAGAGCGTGGGCCTGATCACCGACGGCCGCTTCTCGGGCGGCACCTGGGGCATGGTGGTCGGCCACGTGGCGCCCGAAGCGGCGGCCGGCGGGACCATTGCCTTCGTCAAGGAGGGCGATTCCATCACCATCGACGCGCATCAGCTGAAGCTGGAACTCAATGTGCCCGAGGCCGAGATCGCGAAGCGCCGCGAGGGTTGGAAGGCGCCGGCGCCGCGCTACACGCGCGGGGTGCAGGCGAAGTTCGCCTTCAACGCCTCGAGCGCGAGTTCGGGGGCGGTGCTCGACAAGTTCTGATCCGGACCCTGGCGACAGGCCTACGGGCCTACAATGGCCCACGCTTCGCCAGACTGACTGAAGCAACGCTAGGGGTGCCAGCCCGCGGCCCATGGGTCGCAGGCCGGCTGAGAGAGTCCCTTTGAACCTGACTGAGGTAATCCTCGCGCAGGGAAGCTGGTCCGGCGGCCGCCGCGTCTTTGTCTCCTCTCGCGCGGTTGGTCTTGCCGCCGTGGCCTCGCCCACCTGCCAAACACTTTGCAATGGAGCAAATGGATGGCAATCACTTCCGCCGAAACCAATGAAGCGCTGACGCCGCTCGCCGCGAGCAGCCGCGTGTTCCGCTGGCACGACCACCTGTCGCTGTGGTTCAGCCTCGGCGTCGGCCTGCTGGTGATGCAGATCGGCGCCTACCTGGTGCCGGCGGTCGGCACGCGCGACGCCCTGCTCGCGATCGTGCTGGGCTCGTGCATCGGGGCCGCCCTGCTGGCCTGGACCGCACGCCTGGGCTGCGAAAGCGGCCTGGCCAGCGCCGGGCTCATGCACGCGACCTACGGCAGCGCCTTCGCGCGGCTGCCGGTGGTGCTCAACATCGTGCAGCTGATCGGCTGGACCACCTTCGAGCTCGTGATCATGCGCGAGGGCACGCAGGCCATCGGCAAGCAGGCCTTCGGCTGGTCGCTCGAGGGCGGCCTCGGCGGCGTGTTGACCACGCTGCTGTGGGGGGCAGTGCTGCTCGCGCTGCTGGCCGGCTCCATGGTCAAGCTGGTGCGGCGCTTCGTCAGCCGCTTCGGCTTGCCGCTGGTGCTGCTGTCGCTGCTGTGGCTCAGCTGGCAGTTCGCGGCCCAGCTGCAGGCCAAGGGTCTGGAGGCCTTCTGGTCGCGCCCGGGCAACGGCAGCATGGGCCTGTTCAGCGCACTCGACCTGGTGATCGCCATGCCCGTCTCCTGGCTGCCGCTGGTGGCCGACTACGCACGCCACGGCAAACGCAGCTCGGGCGGCCTGGGCAGCGCCTTCTCCGGCACCTGGGTGGGCTATGCGCTCGCCAACATCTGGTGCTATGGCCTGGGCGTGATGGTAGCGAGCGCGGCCGAGCCGGGCAGCAACCTGGTGACGGCCCTGCTGCTGGCGCAGGGCGGGCTGGTGGCGCTGGGCCTCATCCTCATCGACGAGCTCGACAACGCCTACGGCGACGTCTATTCGGGTTCGGTATCGGCCCACAGCCTGAAGCCGCGCTGGAGCGTGAAGCGCTGGGGCCTGGCGCTGGCCGTGGTGTGCATCGGCTTTGCGCTGGTGCTGCCGATGCACACGCTGGAGCCCTTCCTGCTGCTGCTGAGCTCGGTCTTCGTGCCGCTCTACGGCGTAATCCTCGGCCGGCTGGGCACCGGCGAGGCGCCCGCCAGCTCAGGCACGCGCCGCGTCGACCTCGGCGCCGCGCTGATCTGGATCGCAGGCGTCGCGGTCTACCACGGCTGCGCCAAGTGGGCGCCCCAGCTCGGCTCCGCCCTGCCCACGCTGGCCTTCACCTTCGTGCTGGCTTGGCTCACGCGCCAGGCAGCGGCAGGCGGACCGTCGGCACTGGCGCAAAGCCGTGGTTGAGCGGTCCATGGCCCGCGCCGATCTTCACATGAGCACCGGCCGCCATCGCGGCCACGACGTAGCCGCGCGCGCGTTCGACCGCCTCCGGCAGCGCGTAGCCCAGCGCCAGGTACGCGGCAATGGCCGAGGACAGGGTGCAGCCCGTGCCGTGCAGGTTGCGGCTTGCGATGCGCTCGGACGAAAGACGCAGCCGCTCGCCGCCGGCCTCGGCCAGCAGGTCTACCACATCGTTGCCCGGCAGGTGGCCGCCCTTGAGCAGCACAGCGCGCGCGCCCAACGCAAGCAGTTCGCTCGCCGCATCATCGAGCGCGTCGACGCCATCGATGGCACGACCGATCAGCAGCGCCGCCTCGTCCAGGTTGGGCGTGACCACGGTTGCGCGCGGGAACAGCTCGCGCACCAGCACCTGCACCGTCTCGGCGGCGATCAGCCGGTCGCCGCTGGTAGCGACCATCACCGGGTCGAGCACCACCTTGTCGAGTCTGTAGTGGTCGATGGCCCAGGCCACCACCTCCACCACCTCGGGCGCATGCAGCATGCCGAGCTTGACCGCATCGACACCGATGTCCTCCACCACCGCCTGGATCTGCGCCTTGAGGAACTCCGGCGGCACGCCGTGGATGCCGGAGACGCCCAGCGTGTTCTGCGCGGTCAGCGCGGTGATCGCCGTCATGCCATAGCAGCCCAGGGCCGAGAAGGTCTTGAGATCGGCCTGGATGCCGGCGCCGCCGCCGCTGTCGGAACCGGCG
Above is a window of Variovorax sp. RA8 DNA encoding:
- a CDS encoding purine-cytosine permease family protein translates to MAITSAETNEALTPLAASSRVFRWHDHLSLWFSLGVGLLVMQIGAYLVPAVGTRDALLAIVLGSCIGAALLAWTARLGCESGLASAGLMHATYGSAFARLPVVLNIVQLIGWTTFELVIMREGTQAIGKQAFGWSLEGGLGGVLTTLLWGAVLLALLAGSMVKLVRRFVSRFGLPLVLLSLLWLSWQFAAQLQAKGLEAFWSRPGNGSMGLFSALDLVIAMPVSWLPLVADYARHGKRSSGGLGSAFSGTWVGYALANIWCYGLGVMVASAAEPGSNLVTALLLAQGGLVALGLILIDELDNAYGDVYSGSVSAHSLKPRWSVKRWGLALAVVCIGFALVLPMHTLEPFLLLLSSVFVPLYGVILGRLGTGEAPASSGTRRVDLGAALIWIAGVAVYHGCAKWAPQLGSALPTLAFTFVLAWLTRQAAAGGPSALAQSRG
- the thiD gene encoding bifunctional hydroxymethylpyrimidine kinase/phosphomethylpyrimidine kinase is translated as MTQATSRYARVLSIAGSDSGGGAGIQADLKTFSALGCYGMTAITALTAQNTLGVSGIHGVPPEFLKAQIQAVVEDIGVDAVKLGMLHAPEVVEVVAWAIDHYRLDKVVLDPVMVATSGDRLIAAETVQVLVRELFPRATVVTPNLDEAALLIGRAIDGVDALDDAASELLALGARAVLLKGGHLPGNDVVDLLAEAGGERLRLSSERIASRNLHGTGCTLSSAIAAYLALGYALPEAVERARGYVVAAMAAGAHVKIGAGHGPLNHGFAPVPTVRLPLPGA